One genomic region from Paracoccus pantotrophus encodes:
- a CDS encoding ATP-binding cassette domain-containing protein yields the protein MSVVEGRNLIRDYHVPGSLTRAAKTVRAVKGISFSVDRGKTLAIVGESGSGKSTLARIIALIDPASGGELMIDGKPVDIGKARLTREMRSKVQMVFQNPYGSLNPRQKIGDVLMEPLLLNTDTPAAERRRRAEEMLAKVGLPPEVFNRYPHMFSGGQRQRIAIARALMLNPTLLVLDEPVSALDLSVQAQVLNLLADLQEEFNLAYVFISHDLSVVRYIADDVLVMHKGEAVEQGSRDEVFADPRHPYTRELFAATPVTDIEAIRERVARRKALRAAHA from the coding sequence ATGAGTGTCGTCGAAGGCCGCAACCTGATCCGCGACTATCACGTTCCCGGATCGTTGACCCGCGCCGCCAAGACGGTGCGCGCGGTCAAGGGCATCAGCTTTTCGGTCGATCGCGGCAAGACGCTGGCCATCGTCGGCGAATCCGGCTCGGGCAAGTCGACGCTGGCGCGGATCATCGCGCTGATCGATCCGGCCTCGGGCGGCGAGCTCATGATCGACGGCAAGCCCGTGGACATCGGCAAGGCGCGGCTGACGCGCGAGATGCGCTCTAAGGTGCAGATGGTGTTCCAGAACCCCTATGGCAGCCTGAACCCGCGCCAGAAGATCGGCGACGTGCTGATGGAGCCCCTGCTTCTGAACACCGATACCCCCGCCGCCGAGCGCCGCCGCCGCGCCGAGGAGATGCTGGCCAAGGTCGGCCTGCCGCCCGAAGTGTTCAACCGCTATCCGCACATGTTCTCGGGCGGGCAGCGCCAGCGCATCGCCATTGCCCGCGCCTTGATGCTGAACCCGACGCTGCTGGTGCTGGACGAGCCGGTCTCGGCGCTGGACCTGTCGGTGCAGGCGCAGGTGCTGAACCTGCTGGCCGACTTGCAGGAGGAGTTCAACCTGGCCTATGTGTTCATCAGCCACGACCTGTCGGTGGTGCGCTACATCGCCGACGACGTGCTGGTGATGCACAAGGGCGAGGCGGTCGAGCAGGGCAGCCGCGACGAGGTCTTCGCAGATCCCAGGCACCCCTATACGCGCGAACTCTTTGCCGCGACCCCGGTCACCGATATCGAGGCGATCCGCGAGCGCGTGGCGCGTCGCAAGGCGCTGCGCGCTGCGCATGCCTGA
- a CDS encoding ABC transporter ATP-binding protein, whose translation MALLTIRNLTVRFATSTGSFTAVDGIDVTVDKGEVLAIVGESGSGKSVSMLAAMGLLPDTATVTADEMSFDGQDLLRMTPRQRRRIIGREITMIFQEPIASLNPSFTTGYQIEEVLRFNAGLSKRAARARALELFRQVGIPEPEEKLRSYPHQMSGGQCQRVMIAMAIATGPRLLIADEPTTALDVTIQKQILDLLMQLQEQTGMALILITHDMGVVAETADRVQVQYKGKKMEEAEVLTLFEAPSHPYTRALLSALPENATGDRLPTVGSFLEEAPQ comes from the coding sequence ATGGCCTTGCTGACAATCCGCAACCTGACCGTGCGCTTTGCTACCTCGACCGGCAGCTTCACCGCCGTGGACGGCATCGACGTGACCGTGGACAAGGGCGAGGTGCTGGCCATCGTCGGGGAATCGGGCTCGGGCAAGTCGGTGTCGATGCTGGCGGCGATGGGGCTTTTGCCCGATACCGCCACCGTCACCGCCGACGAGATGAGCTTCGACGGGCAAGACCTGCTGCGCATGACCCCGCGCCAGCGCCGCCGCATCATCGGGCGCGAGATCACCATGATCTTCCAGGAACCCATCGCCTCGCTGAACCCCAGCTTCACCACCGGCTACCAGATCGAGGAAGTGCTGCGCTTCAACGCGGGGTTGTCGAAACGCGCGGCGCGGGCCAGGGCACTGGAACTGTTCCGCCAGGTCGGCATCCCCGAGCCCGAGGAAAAGCTGCGCAGCTATCCGCACCAGATGTCGGGCGGCCAGTGCCAGCGGGTGATGATCGCCATGGCCATCGCCACCGGGCCGCGCCTCTTGATCGCGGACGAGCCGACGACGGCGCTGGACGTGACCATCCAGAAGCAGATCCTGGATCTGCTGATGCAGTTGCAGGAACAGACGGGCATGGCGCTGATCCTGATCACCCACGACATGGGCGTGGTGGCCGAGACAGCCGACCGCGTCCAGGTGCAATACAAGGGCAAGAAGATGGAAGAGGCCGAGGTGCTGACGCTGTTCGAGGCGCCTTCGCATCCCTATACCCGCGCGCTGCTCTCGGCCCTGCCCGAGAATGCGACGGGCGACCGGCTGCCCACCGTCGGCAGCTTCCTTGAGGAGGCCCCGCAATGA
- a CDS encoding ABC transporter permease subunit: MTDTTVKISDAAIRRRMLREFWFYFSQNRGAVIGLVVFILLVLTAIFAPLIAPHDPTQQYRDALLVPPIWQDGGRAGFLLGTDAVGRDMLSRLIHGAQYSLFIGIVVVAIALTGGIIIGLVAGFFGGWVDTVIMRVMDVVLAFPSLLLALVLVAVLGPGLTNAMIAIAIVYQPHFARLTRAAVMGEKAREYVTAAKVAGAGNLRLMFKTILPNCLAPLIVQATLSFSSAVLDSAALGFLGMGAQPPASEWGTMLAEAREFILRAWWVVTFPGLAILVSVLAINLMGDGLRDALDPKLKRS, from the coding sequence ATGACCGATACCACCGTCAAGATTTCGGACGCGGCCATCCGCCGCCGGATGCTGCGCGAGTTCTGGTTCTATTTCAGCCAGAACCGCGGCGCGGTGATCGGGCTCGTGGTCTTTATCCTGCTGGTGCTGACGGCGATCTTCGCACCGCTGATCGCGCCGCATGACCCGACGCAGCAATATCGCGACGCGCTCTTGGTGCCTCCGATCTGGCAGGATGGCGGGCGCGCGGGCTTCCTCTTGGGCACCGATGCGGTGGGCCGGGACATGCTGTCGCGGCTGATCCACGGCGCGCAATATTCGCTGTTCATCGGCATTGTCGTCGTCGCCATCGCGCTCACCGGCGGCATCATCATCGGGCTGGTCGCCGGCTTTTTCGGCGGCTGGGTGGACACCGTCATCATGCGGGTCATGGACGTGGTGCTGGCCTTTCCCTCGCTGCTGCTGGCGCTGGTGCTGGTCGCGGTGCTGGGGCCGGGGCTGACCAATGCGATGATCGCCATCGCCATCGTCTACCAGCCGCATTTCGCCCGCCTGACCCGCGCCGCGGTGATGGGGGAAAAGGCACGCGAATATGTCACCGCCGCCAAGGTGGCGGGCGCGGGCAACCTGCGGCTGATGTTCAAGACCATCCTGCCCAATTGCCTGGCGCCCCTGATCGTGCAGGCAACGCTGAGCTTCTCCTCGGCGGTGCTCGACTCCGCCGCGCTCGGCTTCCTCGGCATGGGGGCGCAGCCGCCGGCCTCGGAATGGGGCACCATGCTGGCCGAGGCGCGCGAGTTCATCCTGCGCGCCTGGTGGGTGGTCACCTTCCCCGGCCTCGCCATCCTGGTCTCGGTGCTGGCGATCAACCTGATGGGCGACGGGCTGCGCGACGCGCTCGACCCGAAACTGAAGCGGAGCTGA
- a CDS encoding ABC transporter permease subunit, with protein MLRFILKKLLYLVPTMIGITLVAFGFIRLLPGDPVLLMAGERGVSPERYAQIAAQLGYDKPVWQQYLHYLGNLLQGDLGNSLVTKKPVLTEFLALFPATVELALVAIIIATVIGVPVGVIAAIKRGSWFDQISMTAALVGFSMPIFWWGLLLIILFSGVLGWTPVSGRISLMYFFPQVTGFMLVDSLLSGQKGAFASALSHLILPSIVLATIPLAVIARQTRSAMLEVMGEDYVRTARAKGLSSRRVIGVHALRNAMIPVITTIGLQVGVLMAGAILTETIFSWPGIGKWMIDSISRRDYPVVQSGLLLIAAIVMIVNLIVDLTYGLINPRIRHK; from the coding sequence ATGCTCAGATTCATCCTCAAGAAACTGCTTTACCTGGTTCCGACGATGATCGGGATCACGCTGGTGGCCTTTGGCTTCATCCGGCTGCTGCCCGGCGACCCGGTGCTGTTGATGGCCGGCGAGCGCGGCGTCTCGCCCGAGCGTTACGCCCAGATCGCGGCGCAGCTTGGCTATGACAAGCCGGTCTGGCAGCAATATCTGCATTATCTCGGCAACCTGCTCCAGGGCGACCTGGGCAATTCGCTGGTGACGAAAAAGCCGGTGCTGACCGAGTTCCTGGCGCTGTTTCCGGCCACGGTCGAGCTGGCGCTGGTGGCCATCATCATCGCCACGGTGATCGGCGTGCCGGTGGGCGTGATCGCGGCGATCAAGCGCGGCAGCTGGTTCGACCAGATATCGATGACCGCGGCGCTGGTCGGGTTTTCGATGCCGATCTTCTGGTGGGGGCTTTTGCTCATCATCCTGTTTTCGGGCGTGCTGGGCTGGACTCCGGTCTCGGGCCGCATCTCGCTGATGTATTTCTTTCCGCAGGTGACGGGCTTCATGCTGGTCGACAGCCTGCTCTCGGGGCAGAAGGGCGCCTTCGCCTCGGCGCTGAGCCACCTGATCCTGCCCTCGATCGTGCTGGCGACCATCCCGCTGGCGGTGATCGCGCGCCAGACCCGATCCGCCATGCTGGAGGTGATGGGCGAGGATTACGTGCGCACCGCCCGCGCCAAGGGCCTGTCGTCGCGCCGGGTGATCGGCGTCCATGCGCTGCGCAATGCCATGATCCCGGTCATCACCACCATCGGCTTGCAGGTCGGCGTGCTGATGGCCGGCGCCATTCTGACCGAGACGATCTTTTCCTGGCCGGGCATCGGCAAGTGGATGATCGATTCCATCAGCCGCCGCGACTATCCGGTGGTGCAGTCGGGCCTGCTCCTGATCGCCGCCATCGTGATGATCGTGAACCTGATCGTTGACCTGACCTATGGTCTCATCAACCCGAGGATCCGGCACAAATGA
- a CDS encoding ABC transporter substrate-binding protein → MSLFSTRMLAASAFALMAAAPLHAKTFVYCSEGSPEGFDAAPYTSGTTFDASGHAIYNRLVQFKPGTTEIEPALAESWDVSEDGLEYTFHLRQGVKFHSNDKFTPSRDFNADDVIFTFERQASADHPWHEYIPGITYEYYSSMEMDKLIKSIEKVDDHTVKFTLNQPEAPFLANVAMPFVSIVSKEYADALDAAGTREDLNNAPIGTGPFRFVAYQKDAVIRYQKNADYWGEAPKIDDLVFAITPDASVRLQKLKAGECHLMPYPAPADLDEIRADPNLKLDEQPGLNVGYLAYNTTVAPFDNPQVRKALNMAMDKQALIDAVYQGNAEVAKNPIPPTMWSYNDAIEDDKYDPEAAKAMLEEAGVKDLTMEVWAMPVQRPYMPNARRTAELIQSDFAKVGVKVEIVSYEWGEYLKKSMEEGRKGAVILGWTGDNGDPDNFLSVLLSCAAANPGGANRAFWCNQEFSDLLAKAKATSDHDERVKLYEEAQVIFKREAPWATLAHSTQYVPMAKNVTGFVQSPLGDYAFDTVDLTE, encoded by the coding sequence ATGTCACTCTTCTCCACCCGGATGCTTGCGGCATCGGCTTTTGCCCTGATGGCTGCGGCGCCGCTGCATGCCAAGACCTTCGTCTATTGCTCGGAGGGCTCGCCGGAGGGTTTCGACGCCGCGCCCTATACCTCGGGCACCACCTTCGATGCCTCGGGCCATGCGATCTACAACCGCCTCGTGCAGTTCAAGCCGGGCACCACCGAGATCGAGCCGGCCCTGGCCGAAAGCTGGGACGTGTCCGAGGACGGGCTGGAATACACCTTCCACCTGCGCCAGGGGGTGAAGTTCCATTCCAACGACAAGTTCACGCCCTCGCGCGATTTCAACGCCGACGACGTGATCTTCACCTTCGAGCGCCAGGCCAGCGCCGACCATCCCTGGCACGAATACATCCCCGGCATCACCTACGAGTATTATTCCTCGATGGAGATGGACAAGCTGATCAAGTCCATCGAGAAGGTCGATGACCACACGGTGAAATTCACCCTGAACCAGCCCGAGGCGCCGTTCCTGGCCAATGTGGCGATGCCCTTCGTCTCGATCGTCTCCAAGGAATATGCCGACGCGCTGGACGCCGCCGGCACCCGCGAAGACCTGAACAACGCCCCGATCGGCACCGGCCCCTTCCGCTTCGTCGCCTATCAGAAGGACGCGGTGATCCGTTACCAGAAGAACGCCGATTACTGGGGCGAGGCACCCAAGATCGACGACCTGGTCTTTGCCATCACCCCCGACGCCTCGGTGCGGCTGCAAAAGCTCAAGGCCGGCGAATGCCACCTGATGCCCTATCCGGCGCCCGCCGACCTGGACGAGATCCGCGCCGACCCGAACCTCAAGCTGGACGAGCAGCCCGGCCTGAACGTGGGCTATCTGGCCTATAACACCACCGTCGCGCCCTTCGACAACCCGCAGGTCCGCAAGGCGCTGAACATGGCGATGGACAAGCAGGCCCTGATCGACGCCGTCTATCAAGGCAATGCCGAGGTCGCCAAGAACCCGATCCCGCCGACCATGTGGTCCTATAACGACGCCATCGAGGACGACAAATACGACCCCGAGGCCGCCAAGGCGATGCTGGAGGAAGCCGGCGTCAAGGATCTGACCATGGAAGTCTGGGCCATGCCGGTGCAGCGCCCCTACATGCCCAATGCCCGCCGCACCGCCGAGCTGATCCAGAGCGATTTCGCCAAGGTCGGCGTCAAGGTCGAGATCGTGAGCTACGAATGGGGCGAGTACCTGAAGAAGTCGATGGAGGAAGGCCGCAAGGGCGCCGTCATCCTGGGCTGGACCGGCGACAACGGCGACCCCGACAACTTCCTGTCGGTGCTGCTCAGCTGCGCCGCGGCCAATCCGGGCGGCGCGAACCGCGCCTTCTGGTGCAACCAGGAGTTCTCGGACCTGCTGGCCAAGGCCAAGGCGACCTCGGACCATGACGAGCGGGTCAAGCTTTACGAAGAGGCGCAGGTCATCTTCAAGCGCGAGGCGCCCTGGGCCACGCTGGCACATTCGACGCAATATGTGCCGATGGCCAAGAACGTGACCGGCTTCGTGCAATCGCCGCTGGGCGACTATGCCTTCGACACCGTGGACCTGACCGAATAA
- a CDS encoding DUF2270 domain-containing protein, translating to MDGQQNGRKPLDTAEIGALAHLYRAEIYRSTIWRTRLDTTTNWSVVTLGVALSITFSSPQASPLPLVLVGILIIFFLMLEARRYRYFNVWRARCRWMELNFMAPMLRDGDLRLDTGWQDRLAEDYRRPAYHVSLRTAIGRRIRRNYFWILLIQTVAYLGKLGVHPTPLQSAAELLERAAIGPIPGWLVLGIGLAYCLSWGAIALWSLGEDRKRARWRQDPLGMG from the coding sequence ATGGACGGACAGCAGAACGGCCGCAAGCCGCTGGACACGGCGGAAATCGGCGCGCTTGCGCATCTTTACCGGGCCGAAATCTATCGCTCGACCATCTGGCGCACGCGGCTCGACACCACGACGAACTGGTCGGTGGTGACGCTGGGGGTGGCGCTGTCGATCACCTTTTCCTCGCCCCAGGCATCGCCCCTGCCGCTGGTGCTGGTCGGCATCCTCATCATCTTCTTCCTGATGCTCGAGGCCCGGCGCTATCGCTATTTCAACGTCTGGCGCGCGCGCTGCCGCTGGATGGAGCTGAACTTCATGGCGCCGATGCTGCGCGACGGCGACCTGCGGCTGGACACAGGCTGGCAGGACCGGCTGGCCGAGGATTATCGCCGCCCCGCCTATCACGTCAGCCTGCGCACCGCCATCGGCCGGCGCATCCGGCGCAACTATTTCTGGATCCTGTTGATCCAGACCGTGGCCTATCTGGGCAAGCTGGGGGTGCATCCGACCCCGCTGCAATCGGCGGCCGAATTGCTGGAGCGCGCCGCCATCGGCCCGATTCCGGGCTGGCTGGTGCTGGGCATCGGGCTGGCCTATTGCCTGTCCTGGGGCGCCATTGCGCTGTGGAGCCTGGGCGAGGACCGCAAGCGCGCCCGCTGGCGCCAGGATCCGCTGGGCATGGGGTGA
- a CDS encoding DUF72 domain-containing protein, with product MDKGRVAAGRIRIGIGGWTYEPWRGSFYPAGLAQRRELEHASRRLTSIEINGTYYGAQKPESFRKWHDETPEDFVFSLKAPRYATNRKVLAEAGETIARFLSGGVMLLGDKLGPINWQFMATKTFEPDDFRAFLKLLPAAAAAGGRALRHVVEVRHQSFRTPVFTEMLREHGVAAVVAADGKYPQIADPTAPFVYVRIMGTSAEKALGYAPAALDLWAERVRIWAAGGLPEGLEHVGPNPVSGPRDVYLYVIGGHKAHNPQAAMALIERLG from the coding sequence ATGGACAAGGGCAGGGTGGCGGCGGGACGCATCCGCATCGGCATCGGCGGCTGGACCTACGAGCCCTGGCGCGGCAGCTTCTATCCCGCGGGGCTGGCGCAGCGGCGCGAGCTGGAACATGCCAGCCGCCGGCTGACCTCGATCGAGATCAACGGCACCTATTACGGCGCGCAAAAGCCCGAGAGCTTTCGCAAATGGCATGACGAGACGCCCGAGGATTTCGTCTTTTCGCTGAAGGCGCCGCGCTATGCCACCAATCGCAAGGTGCTGGCCGAGGCGGGCGAAACCATCGCGCGGTTCCTGTCGGGCGGGGTCATGCTCTTGGGCGACAAGCTGGGACCGATCAACTGGCAGTTCATGGCGACGAAGACATTCGAGCCCGACGATTTCCGGGCCTTCCTGAAGCTGTTGCCGGCCGCGGCCGCGGCCGGGGGCAGGGCGCTGCGCCACGTGGTCGAGGTGCGCCACCAGAGCTTCCGCACGCCCGTCTTCACCGAGATGCTGCGCGAGCATGGCGTGGCGGCGGTGGTCGCGGCGGATGGCAAATATCCGCAGATCGCCGATCCGACCGCGCCCTTCGTCTATGTGCGCATCATGGGCACCAGCGCCGAGAAGGCCCTGGGCTATGCGCCGGCGGCGCTGGATCTTTGGGCGGAAAGGGTGCGGATCTGGGCGGCGGGCGGACTGCCCGAGGGGCTGGAGCATGTCGGGCCGAACCCGGTCTCGGGGCCGCGCGACGTCTATCTTTACGTCATCGGCGGCCACAAGGCGCATAATCCGCAAGCCGCCATGGCGCTGATCGAGCGGCTGGGCTGA
- a CDS encoding GlxA family transcriptional regulator yields the protein MVPQSAADDRERYIARGIAHVKLSTPARAPITVSFVLMPRFTMLAFTSAIEPLRVANQLTEQVLFKWRIHSETGAPIACSNGVPLLPDAPLSEALASDYVLVCGGVEPDAGCSAELTDWLRKQWRHGGTVGGLCTGAYALARAGILNGRRFTLHWENIPNFTEKYPDLAPERRIFCIDDRIVTCAGGVASAELALKLIEDYYGAELGQAVMNMCLLGQIRRGEDEQLSSLSVRLGTRNDHLIRAVAYIEAHVEDEIDLGECASHLGISRRQLERLFQRYLDTTPLQYLNKVRLQHARSLLTETNLSVMQVAVACGFGSSSYFSKVFRGQYGISPHKFSLTRKRPG from the coding sequence ATGGTGCCGCAATCTGCTGCTGACGACAGGGAACGCTATATCGCGCGGGGCATTGCCCATGTGAAGCTTTCGACGCCGGCCCGGGCGCCGATCACCGTGTCCTTCGTGCTGATGCCGCGCTTTACCATGCTGGCCTTCACCTCGGCGATCGAGCCCTTGCGGGTGGCCAACCAGCTGACCGAGCAGGTGCTGTTCAAATGGCGCATCCACAGCGAGACGGGCGCGCCGATCGCCTGCTCGAACGGGGTGCCGCTTCTGCCCGACGCGCCGCTGTCCGAGGCCCTGGCCTCGGATTACGTGCTGGTCTGCGGCGGGGTCGAGCCGGATGCGGGATGCAGCGCCGAACTGACCGACTGGCTGCGCAAGCAATGGCGCCACGGCGGCACGGTGGGCGGGCTTTGCACCGGCGCCTATGCGCTGGCCCGCGCCGGCATCCTCAACGGCCGCCGCTTTACCCTGCATTGGGAAAACATTCCGAACTTCACCGAGAAATATCCGGACCTGGCGCCCGAGCGGCGCATCTTCTGCATCGACGACCGCATCGTCACCTGCGCCGGCGGCGTCGCTTCGGCCGAGCTGGCACTGAAGCTGATCGAGGATTACTACGGCGCCGAACTGGGCCAGGCGGTGATGAACATGTGCCTGCTGGGCCAGATCCGCCGCGGCGAGGACGAACAGCTGAGCTCGCTTTCCGTCCGCCTGGGCACGCGAAACGACCACCTGATCCGCGCCGTGGCCTATATCGAGGCCCATGTCGAGGACGAGATCGACCTGGGCGAATGCGCCAGCCACCTGGGCATCTCGCGCCGCCAGCTGGAGCGATTGTTCCAGCGCTACCTGGACACGACGCCGCTGCAATATCTCAACAAGGTGCGGCTGCAACATGCCCGCTCGCTGCTGACCGAGACCAATCTCAGCGTCATGCAGGTGGCGGTGGCCTGCGGTTTCGGCTCGTCCTCGTATTTCTCCAAGGTGTTCCGGGGGCAATACGGCATCTCGCCCCACAAGTTCTCGCTGACGCGCAAGCGGCCGGGTTAG